Proteins encoded by one window of Kiritimatiellia bacterium:
- a CDS encoding ABC transporter substrate-binding protein produces MSVNFQNNRRPRKLRLFALGGIVFAAAMCSHAFAGGDIPERIVSLAPGYDETIIELGLQDKIAGVTDSSDYLAEVRKAARIGSYVKPSIEKIIALKPDIVLAAGFAGQHPVARKLSAIGIRVVVMDDTRGIEEIFAVTRRIGDSLGAQERAGELLRRMETVIRDIRRKTAGLPRPRVYIETGRDPLFTCGRGSFINDMVEITGGKNIAVEINRPFPRISSEFVISRDPEVIILPRMGRNFGKEDLSRRKGWDRVSAVTTGRVYDDLDSYAITIPSPRLILHGLPELLKRIHPELAVKAEPGKNKPRTLAAVPAGRRPGVLILFAR; encoded by the coding sequence ATGTCCGTAAATTTTCAAAATAACCGCCGGCCGCGCAAACTGCGCCTCTTTGCGCTAGGCGGGATTGTTTTTGCCGCCGCCATGTGTTCCCATGCCTTTGCCGGCGGCGATATCCCGGAAAGGATCGTATCCCTGGCGCCCGGCTATGATGAAACCATCATTGAACTGGGATTGCAGGATAAAATCGCGGGCGTGACGGATTCTTCCGACTACCTGGCAGAGGTCAGGAAAGCGGCCAGGATCGGCTCATACGTCAAACCAAGCATTGAAAAAATTATCGCGCTCAAACCGGATATTGTCCTCGCCGCCGGTTTCGCCGGCCAGCATCCAGTCGCCAGAAAACTATCCGCCATCGGCATCCGGGTCGTGGTCATGGATGATACGCGGGGCATAGAGGAGATCTTTGCGGTCACCAGGCGGATCGGCGACAGTCTCGGGGCGCAGGAACGGGCCGGCGAACTTCTCCGCAGAATGGAGACCGTCATCAGGGATATCCGCCGCAAAACCGCCGGGCTTCCCCGGCCGCGGGTCTACATTGAGACCGGCCGCGACCCTTTATTCACCTGCGGCAGGGGATCGTTTATCAACGACATGGTGGAAATCACGGGCGGCAAAAACATTGCCGTGGAAATCAACCGTCCTTTCCCGCGGATTTCATCGGAATTCGTCATCAGCCGGGATCCCGAAGTAATCATCCTGCCCCGCATGGGAAGAAATTTCGGCAAGGAAGACCTGTCCCGGAGAAAGGGATGGGACCGCGTTTCCGCCGTCACAACCGGCCGGGTCTACGACGACCTGGATTCCTACGCCATTACCATCCCCTCGCCGCGCCTTATTTTGCACGGTTTGCCGGAGCTGTTGAAACGCATCCACCCGGAGCTCGCGGTAAAAGCGGAGCCGGGAAAAAACAAACCGCGAACGCTGGCGGCGGTCCCGGCC